Proteins encoded by one window of Ascochyta rabiei chromosome 1, complete sequence:
- a CDS encoding tubulin folding cofactor A, with product MAPPSKLAVAIGSVTRLVKEEASYHKELVQQEERIKKLEASEGDENKEYTMRQEKQALQETRNVLPAIRTRIEQAVEKLEEQLESRKEADGDASSEEIKKAEDAIAAGKKVVAEGS from the exons ATGGCACCGCCCTCAAAGCTCGCTGTTGCAATCGGCTCTGTCACGCGATTGGTCAAAGAGGAAGCTAGCTACCACAAGGAGCTCGTGCAGCAAGAAGAACGCATCAAGAAGCTCGAGGCTAGTGAAGGGGACGAGAACAAAGAGTACACAATGAGGCAGGAG AAGCAAGCACTCCAGGAGACCCGGAATGTTCTGCCTGCCATTCGAACGAGGATCGAGCAGGCGGTCGAGAAGCTCGAAGAGCAGCTC GAGAGTAGAAAGGAAGCTGACGGTGATGCATCGTCGGAGGAAATCAAGAAAGCAGAAGACGCAATTGCAGCAGGAAAGAAGGTTGTCGCTGAAGGATCATGA